The genomic region CGGAAATACCTGATTGCCGAGAGCATCCCGCACAAGCCCACGCGCGACCTCTTGAGCGCTGCACCGCACCTCTATGATTTCGTGGCCAGCCTTGAAAACGATGACGGCTCCCTGCCCGCTTGGGTTTGGGAGTGGCGCAACAGGCTCTTGGCGTATGCCCATGGCGAGACCGACGAAGATCCGACACCGGGCCGCAGGAGTGCGTCATGACCATCTCCAAGCACGTCAGAGACGCCGCCCGCATCATCCGCCGCTACTTTATCGCCCCCTATAGGCAGCGCAAGCTTGCCAGGGCCCTTGGCTGCGATGACGCCCTGACCAAGTTCCGGGCCGCTAAGCGCGACCACAAGGCCACCAAGCCCCACATCGCTGCCATCAAGGCGGCGAACCTCTCCAAGCTGAGGAGCGAGACTTATGGATAAGGCGAAGCTGGAAGCGCTGCTTGAGCGGGTGGAGAAAGCGACTGGGCCGGATCGGGAGTTGGATCACTTGATCCACGACCAGACCGTCGAGTCCATTGGATCGCGCATGTACAACACCAAGGAGAACGGCGGGAGCTTCATAGCCGCGGACATTACTGCACCGCTCTACACAGCATCGATCGACGCATCAAAGGCGCTCGTGAACCGCAAGTTCCCAAACTGGCAGTTGAACATCCATGACTACGGGATGATGGCCGAGGCGTCGATTGGCTCATGGATATCGGAGCCGCGATCTGAGGCGCCTACCGCGCCACTGGCTATCATCAAAGCACTGCTCAAGGCCCTGATCGCTCAGGAGGTCACATGCGCAAACTGAGCCCCGACGAACAGCGCGCCCGCGACCTCATCGCGGCCAATGGGGGCTACTACTGCCCCAGCGATGAAGCCCTTGCGGAGCCCATCATCATGGACACGCTAAAGGGGCTGATACGCAAGAAGCGGCTGTACGCCATTGAGGCGGACGTGCCGGCCTTTCGGCTGACCGTGGAGGGCATGCGCGATGCCTGACCTCGAACTCATCCCCCACACCAAGCGCCGCAAGATGACGAAGGCCAGGGCAGCGAAGATTTTCCTTCGCGAGCAGGGCCAGTGCTATCTCTGCAAGCGCAAGCTCCGCGTCGGGGTGGATTCATACCAGATCGAACACCCCGTTCCGCTGGCTCTCGGAGGCTCTGACGCCGATGAAGACCTGCGGGTGGTCTGTATTCCCTGCCATAAGTCAAAGACCGCCACAGACGCCGCCAGCAAGGCCAAAAGGGACCGTTTGGTGACGGCGGGGCTCAAGACAGCCAAGCGGTCGAAATTCCAGTCACGGGGCTTCGCTAAGGCCGAGCCTCAACGCAGCGCAACACGCCCAATCATCAAGCGGGAAAGGACTGACGCATGAGCGCCGAACCCAGCCTTATCGAACAGGCGATCATCGAGCATTGGGGTGAACGCTGCCCTGAATACGAGGCCGGTTGCCATACTTGCGAGGCGTGGAAGGAGTATGAAGCCATGACCCAACAGAACCAGTCCCCGGTAGTGACGGATGAAATGGTGGAGCGGGCAATCAAAGCTTGGCCTGATGGGCTTCACGATCCGCGCAACAAAATTGCTATGCGTGCCGCCCTCGAAGCCGCTCTGCCCTCTGGGGTGAGGGTAGATGAGCCTGAATGGCCCGATGTTGCTGAAGATGACCCGCGCGTAATGATTGCAGCCAAAGCCATTGCCGAGCATGGGATAGGACGGAAATGGGACGATTTTGAACCCGTCAATGCTTACGACTTCGACCACGGCGACTTGATTGAATATGGCCGTGCTGCGGTCGCCGCTCTATCCGCCATCGAGCCCGCCCCCTCCCCCTCCCACGCCGAAACAGTCGCTCCCTACGCCGCTGCCCCAGCGCCAGCCGAACTGGAAGTGGTGGCGACAGCTTGGACATACATCGGCCAGCGCCATGTAGACTTTCGGTTTGAGCCTGATGCCCGCTCAATAGAACTCGGGCACCTATCCGAAGTCACACCTCTCGTCCGCCTCACCGACGCCCAGGCTGCAATTGCTGCGGCAGAAGAGTCCGAGAACGAAGCGAAGGACTCCTTCTGGGCGATCTATCCTGAATGGATAGAGTTGAAGGGTCATGGCATTTCGACCGAGGCAGCGCGTGCCATGTTGGTCGAACGTGCCGAAGCCGCCGAAGCCCGCGTTGCCGAGATGGGGAAGGAACGGGACCGGCTACGAGCAGCGTTGGGTGAAATCCAAACGTTGTATCAGGTGACGCATTGCCATGCCGCTGCCCGCGAAGCCCTTCACCCAGAAAGGGAGGGATAACGGATGGCCAGTAACAACCCGCTGTTCGGGCACAACAACCCAATGCACCATCAAGGCGCGAAGTGGGACGGTCACCGATCAATTCGGTT from Pelagibacterium sp. 26DY04 harbors:
- a CDS encoding HNH endonuclease signature motif containing protein translates to MPDLELIPHTKRRKMTKARAAKIFLREQGQCYLCKRKLRVGVDSYQIEHPVPLALGGSDADEDLRVVCIPCHKSKTATDAASKAKRDRLVTAGLKTAKRSKFQSRGFAKAEPQRSATRPIIKRERTDA